The following proteins are encoded in a genomic region of Nitratireductor sp. GISD-1A_MAKvit:
- a CDS encoding NAD(P)-dependent oxidoreductase has translation MADGLYADGIAAGRLSGEEYDRNFSDLHPPLDRHEAAVEADRCYFCFDAPCMTACPTSIDIPMFIRQIATDNPLGSAKTIFDQNILGGMCARVCPTETLCEEACVREEAEGKPVQIGRLQRYATDAAMAAGAQFYERAASTGKRVAIVGAGPAGLACAHRLAVHGHDVTIFEARPKPGGLNEFGIAAYKTPDGFAQAEVDYVMAIGGITLEEGKALGRDFSLGDLSRDFDAVFLGMGLAGVNALGAEGEDVEGVESAVDYIAHLRQAQDLASMPVGRRVVVIGGGMTAIDAAVQARLLGAEEVTICYRRGQEHMNASEFEQDLAASKGVVIRHWLQPRRILADKGRVTGIELEYTALKGAKLSGTGETLTLRADQVFKAIGQSFEAGVLNGSGTSIALEGRRIKVDEEGRTSMQKVWAGGDCIAGGDDLTVSAVAQGRDAAESIHRALAG, from the coding sequence ATGGCTGATGGTCTCTATGCGGACGGCATCGCCGCCGGCCGCCTTTCCGGTGAGGAGTACGACAGGAACTTCTCCGACCTGCATCCACCGCTCGACCGCCATGAGGCGGCCGTGGAGGCGGATCGCTGTTACTTCTGTTTCGATGCGCCATGCATGACGGCGTGTCCGACATCTATCGACATACCCATGTTCATCCGCCAGATCGCCACGGACAATCCGCTGGGGTCTGCAAAAACGATCTTCGACCAGAACATTCTTGGTGGCATGTGCGCCCGCGTCTGCCCGACGGAGACGCTGTGCGAAGAAGCCTGCGTGCGCGAGGAGGCAGAGGGCAAGCCGGTGCAGATCGGTCGTCTGCAGCGCTATGCCACCGATGCGGCGATGGCGGCCGGCGCACAGTTTTATGAGCGTGCGGCATCGACGGGCAAACGCGTTGCCATCGTCGGAGCAGGGCCGGCGGGGCTTGCGTGTGCGCATCGTCTGGCCGTTCATGGTCATGACGTCACCATTTTCGAGGCAAGACCGAAGCCCGGTGGGCTCAACGAATTCGGCATTGCCGCCTACAAGACACCGGACGGGTTTGCCCAGGCCGAGGTGGATTATGTGATGGCGATTGGCGGTATCACGCTTGAGGAAGGCAAGGCGCTCGGGCGCGACTTTTCGCTCGGTGATCTCAGCCGGGATTTCGACGCTGTGTTCCTCGGCATGGGGCTCGCCGGTGTCAACGCGCTCGGTGCGGAGGGTGAAGATGTTGAAGGCGTGGAGAGTGCTGTGGACTACATCGCGCATCTGCGTCAGGCACAGGATCTCGCCAGCATGCCGGTCGGTCGCCGTGTCGTCGTGATCGGCGGCGGGATGACGGCTATCGATGCTGCCGTACAGGCGAGGCTTCTGGGCGCCGAGGAGGTCACGATCTGCTATCGTCGCGGCCAGGAGCACATGAACGCCTCGGAGTTCGAGCAGGATCTGGCCGCTTCCAAAGGTGTTGTCATCCGGCACTGGCTCCAGCCCCGGCGCATTCTTGCCGACAAGGGCAGGGTCACCGGAATCGAGCTCGAATACACGGCGCTGAAGGGCGCAAAGCTCTCTGGCACCGGCGAGACCCTCACCCTGCGCGCCGACCAGGTTTTCAAGGCCATCGGACAGTCTTTCGAGGCCGGGGTCCTGAACGGCTCCGGCACATCGATTGCGCTTGAAGGACGTCGCATCAAGGTGGATGAGGAAGGGCGTACCTCCATGCAAAAGGTCTGGGCCGGGGGCGACTGTATCGCCGGCGGCGATGATCTCACCGTTTCGGCGGTCGCGCAGGGGCGTGACGCAGCCGAGAGCATCCACCGTGCATTGGCCGGCTGA